In Arthrobacter sp. MN05-02, the genomic stretch ATCATGACGTCGTGGTGCGGAGCCAGGTCCACCAGTTCGTCGCTGCCGTGGACATGCCCCAGGTCGTCCTCGCGCGCGCGGTACTGCCGACCCTCGTGACCACCGCCTCGAAGGTGGCGAGCCGCTTGCGGATCTCCTCGCCGATCCCGCCGACACCCACCAGGAGCACGCGGCGGTCCGCGAGGCCCGGATAGCGGGCACTGTGCCACCGTCCCTCGGCCTGCTGGCGCACGGCGTCGTCGATCCCCCGCAGCGAGGCCAGGGCGAGACCGACGGCGAGTTCGGCGGTCGCCGCCGCATGGACGCCGGCGGCCGTCGCGATCGCGACGTCGGGCCCCACGAGGTCCGCGACGCCGTCGTACCCCGTGGACTGGGTGTGCACGAGCCGGAGGTTCGGAGCGGCATCGAGGGCGCCGTCCAGATGGGCGCGGCCCGTGTAGGGCAGGACGGCGGCGTCGAGGGCCGCCAGATCGAAGTCCTCGGGCGGTGTCGCGAAGTCCCAGAGCACGATCTCGACGGACGGCGAGGCGTCGGTCAGTGCGTCCCGCAGCTCGGCGGACGGGACGCTCAGGGTGCGGACGGTCTGGACAGGGGCGGCCGGTGCGGAATTCGTCATGGCGCCAGCCTAGTGTCGGCGGACGCCCGCCCGTCCCGTCCTCGGTCGGTGGACACCCCTTCCACCCCGGCCTAGGGTCGGACCATGTCAGCCGCAGCTCCACGGCGATCCGCCCGGGCAGCATCCCGCGCTCGCGTCCGCGCCATCTCCCCCGGCCGGCGCCGTCCTGCTGATCCTGCTCGCCGTCCCCGGCTGCTCGGATCGGGCCGAGGAGGAACCGGTGTATGCCGGGGCGTCCACCACCGCGGGCACGGCGGCGCCGCCTCCGGCCCTGCCCGTCCTGGCCTACGCGGGGGACGCCGTGACGGGCCTCGACCTGCCCTGGTCCGTCGTGGTGCTCGACGACGCCCTCCTCGTCGCCGAACGGGAGACCGGGGAAATCGAACGCTACGACGGGACGGCCGGCGAAGTCATCGGCGTCATCCCCGAGGCAGCCTCGGCGGGGGGTGAGGGCGGCCTCCTCGGTCTCGCCGTCGCGCCCGGCCCGGACCCCGACGCGATCTACGCGTACTACACGTCGGCCGGCGACAACCGCGTGGTTCGGCTGCCGTGGATCGACGGACGCCTCGGGGCGCCGGAGCCGTTGCTGACGGGCATCCCTGCCGGCGACATCCACAACGGAGGCCGGCTGGCCTTCGGCCCGGACGGCCACCTGTACATCGGTACGGGGGATGCGGGCGCGCGCGGGAACGCCCGGGACGCATCGAGCCTGGGCGGCAAGATCCTCCGCATCACGGCCGACGGCGCGGTACCCGCCGACAACCCGACGCCCGGTTCCCCGGTCTACAGTGTCGGCCACCGCAACGTGCAGGGACTCGCGTGGGACTCGGCGGGCAGGCTCTGGGCCACGGAGTTCGGGCCGGAGGTCGACGACGAGCTGAACCTCATCGAACCCGGTTCCGACTACGGCTGGCCGGACGTCACGGGGGCGCCGCAGGACTCCCGGTTCGTCGATGCGCAGGTGGTCTGGCCGTCGACGGCGTCGTCCTCGCCGAGCGGCATGGCGATCGTCGACGACGTGGCGTACATCGGCGGCCTGCGGGGGCAGCGGCTGTGGCAGGTCCCCCTGGTCGACGGGACGGCGGGCGAGCCGGTGAGCCACTTCGAGGGATCCTACGGCCGGCTGCGGGACGTGGTGGCCGGCAGCGACGGCTCGCTGCTGGTCGCGACGAACGAGCCCGGCAGCGCGAGGATCCTGCGCATCCGGACGGGCTGAGGCCCGGACCGAACGGCTCGGTTTCATGTTTCCGCCGAAGTGCTGGTAGAGTTTCATGCTGTTGCGGATGACCTGAACGGGTGAAATCGGGAGGGGAAACGCCACGCACCTCTAGCTCAATTGGCAGAGCAATTGACTCTTAATCAATGGGTTCCGGGTTCAAGTCCCGGGGGGTGCACAACAGGACCCCGTGTTCCAGGTCTCGCCGCCTGGGATGCGGGGTTTTGTCTTGCCCAGCACGAACGCGCCCCATCCTCCTCGGACGATGGGGCGCGTCCGGCGTCGACAGGACGGGCCGGATCAGTACAGCGGTTCGTCGGGTCCTGCGAGGACCACGGCGTTGTTCCGCACTCCACGGATCCACCGCTTGAGGGCGATAGTGCCCCTTCTCAGAAACTTCATCGTTCTCGACCAACCTCTCCCGGTACCGACAGTAAGCCCCCTGTCTTTTATAGCGGAAGAACCTCGGCGCCCGCTGGGAAGGCGCTCCTCGACCTCAGGGCCGGCGTGTGCATGGCGGCTACCGCGCCAGGACACGCCCTCACGGCTGGTTCTGCCAGCCGTCCTCCCCGATGGCGCGGGGAAGCGCGAGCAACAGCAGCAGGGCCGTCTTGTGGTCGAGTTCGTTGCCGCCCGTCGAGGACAGGCGGAACTGGGCGAGGGTGGCGAATTCCTTCATGGCTGAGACCAATCGTGCGAGGAGAAAGAGGAGACCGGCACCGGCTGCGACAGCCGTTGGAGGAACTGTACAGCGATCGGCGCGCAGTACCCCTAAGCCCCGTCGGAGTTTCTCAGGGCCGGAGGTCGCGCTGCGGTCCCCCGTCGCGCGACGCCGGTCGTCGACCCGCGGGGCGGCGTCCGTGCCACCCGTCAAGGGCTTGGTCCGGCTCCACCGCGCGTTGCACCGTCTTTCCGGGTACGCGCACGATGGCTGGTATCCCACTCCCGGAGGACCACCATGCTCAGGAACGCGGCGGATCGCCCGCCCACCATCGAATTCCATCCCTGGCCGCGCCCGATCCCGGCGCAGTACCTCGCGTTCCTGCAGCTCGCGGCGCTGCTCGCGCTGGTGATGATCCTCCTCCTGACGGTCCTGCCTTCCCTGTCCGTCCTGCACTTCCTCGTCAGCGTGCTGGTCCTCGTCTCGTTCTTCCGTCGTGCCCGCAGGCAGTACTCCCGCCGCGAGGACGCGAACGACTGACTCGCCCGGCCCCGCCCCGCGCAGGCCTACGATGGACGCGTGAACGAAATCCTGTCCTTCGCAGGCAGTTACTGGTGGCTCGTCTTCCCGCTGTCCGGCGTGTTCGCGGTCTGGGGGCGGCACTGGTCGGAGGCGAGCGAGCGACGGCACCAGCGCAGGATGGAGCTGTACCGCCTGAAGCATCCGGGCGTCCTCCACGGCGCGCACGTGCAGGCCGGGCAACCCGAACCGGCGCGCCGTCCCGAGCGCGACGTGCAGCACGTCGAGCGCATGCACGACGAGGTCGACAGGAGATGGCTGTCCTACGAGCTCGATGCGGCGAAACTCATCGACTACCCGATGATGACCGATGTCCGTGAACCGCTCACGGTGGCGTTCCTCCGGGCGAAGCGCGAAGCGGACGCCCTGCGTCCCGAGAACCCTTCGGCGGTCTCGGCGGAGGACCTCGCCGCCTACCGCTCCGCCGTCACGTCCTACGATGTAGCCTTCCAGATCGCCGAGACCGAGGCCCGGCGCGTCCGCGCGAGCGGCTTCGGCGTGGAGGAACGCCAGCGGCTGCAGACCGCCCGGAAGCTGGTGACCGTGGCCGTCGACGACGCCGCCACGGCCGCGGAACGCCAGACCGCCTACCGCCGTGCCCGCCGGGAGCTCGACGGACTGATCGTGCTGCCCGACGCCACGATCACCTCGCTCGAGGAGAAGGTGGCCGGGGCGATCGGTCCGCGCCCGGAGCCCTCGCCGTCGTGAGGGCAGCGGCGCCCTTCCTTCCCCGGCCCGCGCCGGACGATAATTCCAGCACCAGGACAGGGCGTGGCGGAAGCCACCCGGCAGGAGGCGGACACCATGGCAGCGACGATCAACACCTACCTCAACTTCAAGGACACCGCCGCCCAGGCGATGGACTTCTACCGGTCCGTCTTCGGCGGTGAGCTGCAGCGCAGCACGTTCGCCGAGTACCAGGTGAGCGAGGATCCGGCGGAGCAGGACAAGATCATGCACTCCATGCTGACGACGCCGTCGGGTCAGGTCCTGATGGCCGCGGATACACCGAACAGCATGGAGTACAGCGCTCCGGCCGGACACTCGCTGTCGGTCAGCGGCGACGACGAGGCGGAGCTCCGCGGCTACTGGGAGGCTCTCGCCGGAAGCGGCAGCGAGATCGTGCCGCTGGCGCAGTCGCCCTGGGGCGACAGCTTCGGTATGTGCATCGACGGGTTCGGTGTCACGTGGATGGTCAACATCGCCGGTGCTCCCGCTGCCGCCGGTTCCCCGGAGGACGGAAGCGCCGCCCGCTCCGATGCGGTGGGCGAACCGAGCGGCCTCTGAGGTCAGGAGGTCGCGCCCACCCCGAAGCGCAGTGTGGGCTCGTCCGGGGTGGAGAGCGTGAGGACGGCCTCCTCGATCCGCTCGTGATCCTCGATGTCGCGCTCCACCGCGCGGAGCGCGACGGCGACGTCGTGCTCCGCGCGGTCCCCCACCAGGTCCACGGCAGCGACGAGGTACAGGCGTTCCGGCCCGACGTACTCGAGGTGCAGATAGGTCACGCGGTCGATGCTGGTGTGTGCTCCCAGCCGCTGCGCGACCGACTCGAGCAGGACCGGTGACACGGCCTGGCCGACGAGGAAGCGGCGGTTGCGGTCGATCAGGATCACGGCGATCACGCCGAGCAGCACGCCGACCAGGATGGAGCCGACCGCATCCGGCACGGGAGAGCCGGTGAGTTGGTGCAGCAGGATCCCGAGGAACGCGATGACGAGCCCGATCAGCGCCGCCGAGTCCTCGGCGAAGACGGCGCGCAGGGTGGGGTCGGACGTCGTGGACACGCTCTCCAGCGTGGTGGTGCCCCGCTCCTGCCCCGCCTTCCTGGCCTGGCGGAAGGCCTGGGTGAAGGAGATCCCCTCGAGGACGAAGGCGAGCGCGAGGACGACGTACGCGACGCCGTAGTCCGCTGCCGGCTCGGGCTCGATCAGTTGCTGGACCCCGTGCGTGATGGACACGACGGCGCCGGCCGTGAATAGTCCGAACGCCGCGAACATGGACCAGACATAGGCCTCGCGCCCGTAGCCCAGAGGATGGGAGGCGTCGCGTCGGCGCCTGGACTTGCGTTCGGCGATCAGGAGGAAGATCTGGTTGCCGGTGTCCGCCCACGAGTGCGCTGCCTCCGCGGTCATCGAGGCCGAACCGGTGACGACTGCGGCGACGGTCTTCGCAGCCGCGACGAGGAAGTTGGCCACGAAGGCGATGACGACGGTCAGCGGGCCCTCGCCGCCCGCCGACTCCTTCCGCCGCCCGTTCTCGCCGTTCCGCGTCCCCTGCCCTGCGTGGGATGCCTGGTTCTTCATGCCGTCCTTCCGGGACGCCCGGTGCCGGCGGTCCTCCTGCAGGAGTGCCGCCGGCGGTCGGGTGCTACTTGGATGCTTCCTTGTTCACATCCGTCGGCGAGTCGAACTCGCGGTCGGGAAGGTTCCTCAGTGTCTCGAGGACCGCGTCGTCTGCGCCCTTGTCCTCTGCGTGCTTGACGAGGTCCTCCTTCGAGGCGGGATAGTCCATGCCGCCCAGTGCCTTCTGGATGTCGATCGGACTCGGATCTGCCATGGTGCGCTCCTTCGTATCGGTTCGTTCGATTCCCTTGCACGTGCTCCCGGTGCGGGAGCACCGTCACTGACCCAGGATCACGTGGGCAGCGTCTATGGCACGGTCGGTCACCGTGGTGGGTGCCTCGAGGTGCACGGCCCCCGAGGGGATGATGCCTGCTCCGCCGTAGCGCTCCATGACGCGCCACTGGGCGGCGACGTCCTCACCCGCGTGCCCGGGCGGGAGCTGGTCCCAGAAGTCGAACCCCCCGCACTCGACGAGTGCCGCGCGGTCGAACAGCACGCAGCCTCCCACCCAGGCGACACGGTAGAGGCGCCACTCCCCCGGGGGGATCGCGAGCTCGGCAGCGGCGTGTGCCAGGTTGGCGGCGTTGTGGAGCGGCCAGCGGGCGAAGCCCTCCGAGCCCGGGCGGATGCGCTCGGGCGACACCTCGTTGCCCGGCCACAGGGACAGCCCGGTGCGCTCGTGCGGCCTGGGGTCCGGGAGGTAGGACAGGCCCTGGACCGCGGATCCGACGAATCCGCATCCGGCCGCCCGGAGGGCCCGGTACATGCGGTCCAGTGAACCGGGCTCGAGCCAGACGTCGTTGTCGAGGAACAGGACGAACGGAGCGCTGGCCAGGTCCAGCAGGTAGTGCCGGTGCTCCGCCAGCCCCCTGCGCGGCAGGTGGCGTTCGAGCTGCACCCCCCGCCCCTGCGCCTCGAGCACCCGCACCATCGCGCGCACGGCGGGCTGGAGGACCTCCGCCTCTCCCTCGGTCTGGTCGCTCACGATCACGCGGAACGGCACACCCTCCTGCGCGGCGAGCCCGGACAGCGTGACGGCCAGCTCCGCGGGCCGGCCGAAGGAGGGGATGAGCACGTCGACGACGGGATCGTCCGCGGGAGCATCGATGGCCTACTCCCCCGACCAGCGCGCGCTCACGGCACGTCCCCCGCGAGCGGGGTGGACCGGATCTTCCGCACCACGGCGGCGGTGGAGCGTTCCGGCACGTAGTCGAGGATGCTGACGCGCCCGCCGCAGGCCTCCACGGCCGGGGTCTCCTCGAGCATCTGGGCCGTGTAGTCGCCGCCCTTCGCGTACACGTCGGGCTTCAGCAGCTCGATCAGGGGGACCAGCGTGTCTGTGCCGAACACGGTGACGTAGTCGACGCAGCTCAGGGACGCGATGATGCCCGCCCGGTCGGCGATGGGGTTGATCGGCCGGTCGGGACCCTTGAGCCGACGGACGCCCTCGTCGTCGTTGAGCGCGACCACGAGGACGTCGCCGAGTTGCTTCGCCTGGTTGAGGTAGCGCGTGTGGCCGCGGTGCAGCACGTCGAAGCAGCCGTTGGTCAGGACGATCCGGCGACCGGCGGCGCGGTCCTCCGCCACCTTCCTGAGCAGGTCCGTGGTGGCCAGCGCGGTGTCGGCGAACTGCTGCAGGTGTCCGGTGAGGTCCGCGGTGGTGCACACGGAGGTACCGGGGCGGTGGACGACGACGTCGGCAGCGGCCTGGGCCAGGTCGAGGCTGGTGGTGAGCGGCAGGCCCGCCGCGCGGGCGGCGGTGAGGCTGGCGACGAAGGTGTCACCCGCGCCCGACGCCTGCTTCTCGGTCGCGGGTTCGGCCCAGGTCCGGTGCTCCTCGCCGTCCTGTCCGAGCAGCACCGTGCCGTCGCGGTCGAGGGTCACGACGACGGCTGCGGCGTTCGTCGCCGCGAGGAGTTCCCTGCGCCGCTCGGTCACCGTCGCGGCCCTGTCGGACCGCGGGTCGAGGCGCGTCGCCAGGACCTGCGCCGCCTCCTGGGCGTTGGGCGTGACGATGTCCGGTCCGAGCACGGCCCAGGCCGCGGTGTCGTGGGCGTCCACGACCACGAGCGTCCCCGGGTCGATGCTCGACGCGTGGGCGAGCGCCGCGCGCACCTCCTCGCCCAGGGCGCCGGATCCGTAGTCGCAGACGACGACGGCGTCCGCACCGGCGACGGCGGCGGGGATCCGCGCGGCGAAGGCGGTGACGGCCGCCGCGGACAGCTGTTCGGGGGTGTCGTCGATCCTGAGCATGACCTGGTCCCCGCCGAGGATCCGGTACTTCGTGGTGGTGCCGACGCGGGCGTCCTGCACGAGGTCGGTGGTGTCCACTCCGGCGTCGTCCAGGATCGTGCGGAGGCGTCGCCCGGCGTCGTCCGTGCCGATCAGGCCGCACATCCGCACCCTCGCACCGAGCGCGGCGAGGTTCATGGCCGTGTTGGCGGCACCGCCGGCGGCGTAGTCCCGCCGGGTGATGTCCACGACGGGGCCGGGGGCCTCACGGCAGAAGCGCTCGATCGTGCCGCTCCACCAGCCGTCGAGCATCGCGTCCCCGACCACGGTGACGTGCGGGGCTCGGTCGGCGATCGCGGCGGGCACCCACGCGGCGAGCCCGCGGACGTCGGAGAGGTCCGCCCCGTCGCGGCCACCCTCGGGGGCTCCACCCTCGGGGTGGTCCTGCAGTTCGTCACCCATCAGGCGCCGCCCTGCGGCGGAGCGCTGATGTGGACCACCTTCACGAGGGCGAATTCGTCGAGCAGTTCCGGTCCGTAGCCGAAGCCGGCCCCACTGATGCCGCGGGGCTGGGCCGACCCGCCGGGAGCGCCGCCGAACACTGCATTCACCTTGACGGTGCCGACCGCCAGCCCGGCGATCGCCCGCTGCGCATGCGCGATGCTGCCGGTGAGCACCGATGCGGCGAGCCCGTAGGGTCCCGCCGCCGCCAGCCGCAGACCCTCGTCGAAGCTGTCCACGACCGTCACGGGCGCGACGGGCCCGAAGGTCTCCTCCGCCATGATCGTCATGGTCTCCGTGCACCCGGCGAGCACGGTCGCTGGGTAGTGCGATCCGGGGCCGGCGGGCACGACTCCGCCCTCGAGGCGTTCCGCGCCGAGGCCGACGGCCTCACCGACCTGGGCGTCGACGGACTCGCGCATGCGCCGGTCCACGAGCGGCGGGAAGGTCCCGCTCCCGTTGCGCTGCCGGGCCTCCATCGTGAGGGCCGCCAGGAAGGGTTCCGCGACGGCCCGATGGACGTAGATGCGCTCCACCGAGGTGCAGATCTGGCCGGCGTTGGCGAAGGCTCCGAGCGCCGCCTGGCCCGCCGCCCAGACCGGGTCGACGTCGGCGTCCACGATCAGCGGGTCGTTGCCGCCGTTCTCGCGGATCACGTGCGCGCCCGTGAGGACCGCGGCGCGGGCGATCCGGGAGCCGGTGGCGCTCGAGCCGACGTGGGCGAAGACGTCCACATCCGTCTCCATCGTGATCATCTGGCCCACCTCGGCGCCACCGGTCAGGGTCGTCAGGACTCCGTCCGGGAAGGCCGGCTGCAGCAGCCGTCCGAGCAGCTCGCCCACGTGCGGGCACCGTTCGCTGGGCTTGTGGAGAACCGTGTTGCCCGTCACGAGGGCGGCGCCGATGAGTCCGGCGGCAACCGCCACCGGGTCGTTCAAGGGAGTCAGGAGCGCCGCGACGCCGCGCGGTTCGGCGACGGTGTAGTCCGTGGCCGTCACCGCGCCCCGCAGGCTGAGCCCACGGTGCACGGGCCCGAGTTCCGCGTACTGCTCGAGGGTGGAGATGCCGGCCTCGATGCCGCCGAGCGCGTCCTCCAGCGGCTTGCCCGTCTCCCGGGTGTTCAGTTCGGCCAGTTCCTGCGCGCCGTCCCGCAGCGCGGCGGCCGCCCGGCGCAGGGCCGCACCGCGATCGGCGGGGCTCGTGGCCGCCCATTCGGGCTGGACGGAGCGGGCCAGCGAGACGGCGAGGGACACCTGCTCCCGGACCGCGCAGGGCAGGGTCCCCACCTCGCTGCCGTCCCGGGGATCGAGGATGGTGAGGAACGTGTCGTCCTGCACATCAAGCACGCTGTGTGCCTGGGAGTTGATGGACATTGCGCTCCTTGATGTCGTGTACCGCCGCAGCTCGTTCCACCACGCGGCTAGTAATCCCGTACCCCGCTCCTGCGTGTTCACACACGCCGTCGGCCGATTTCTGCGCCCGGCACATCATCAGCACGCTTAGCATAATGTGGCGTGAGAAGCAGCGGCGGGCCGCGCTTGTCGGGACCGGCCGTTGGACAGCGGGAGCAGCGCTGTGTAGAGGTGGGGGGACGACCGGCACGCGCCCGCGCTGCCACGCAAGCCGACGGCCACGGGCCGGCAGGGACAGGAACGGGGAAGGATCCGATGCAGCAGGACACGACGGCGGATTTCGGCGGACGGCAGGACACGGCGAGGTCGGTGGGCCCCGTGCTCGCCCCGTTCGGGGACATCCGGCGGATCGCCGTGCTGCGCGGCGGCGGCCTCGGCGACCTGATGTTCGCAATGCCGGCCATCGCCGCGCTCGGGAACCGCTATCCGGAGGCCGAGATCACGCTGCTCGGCATGCCCGGCCACGCCGCGCTGCTCGAGGGCAGGCCGGGGCCGGTGTCCGCTGTCCTGGAGCTTCCCGTCTCCCCCGGGGTCCGGCCCGGGAACGAGGATCCGGACGCGGTCGAGCGGTTCTTCGACAGGGTCCGCGGCTCCTTCGACCTGGCGGTCCAGCTCCACGGCGGCGGGCGCAACTCCAATCCGTTCCTGCTGCGCCTCGAGGCATGCCACACCGTCGGCACTCGGACGCCCGACGCCGTCGGACTGGAACGCACGATCCCGTACGTGTACTACCAGCACGAGGTGTTCCGCGCCCTCGAGGTCGTCGGGCTGGCCGGGGCGGTGCCGATCGATCTGGAACCGAGGATCGAGGTGATGCCGGAGGAGGTCGAGCGGGCAGCCCGGCTGACCGGCAACGGGGCCGTGGTCGCCCTGCACCCGGGTGCCACCGACCCGCGCAGGAGATGGCCGTCGTCGGCCTTCGCCGAGGTCGCGGTACGCGCGGCCGCGGACGGCTGCGAGGTGCTGGTGGTCGGGGACGCGACGGATGTCCCGACGGCGGAGGAGATCGTGCGCCTGGCGCTCGACCGCAAGCCGGCGGCGAACGTCCGCTCGCTCGCCGGACAGCTGACGCTGGGTGAGTTGACCGGGGTGCTGGACCGCAGCGCGGTCATGGTCGGCAATGACAGCGGGCCGCGGCACCTGGCGCAGGCGGTCGGTACGCCGACCGTGGGCGTGTACTGGATCGGCAACGTCATCAACGCGGGGGCGATGGGACGCACCCTGCACCGCGTGCACTTCTCCTGGGTGGCGCAGTGCCCGGTGTGCGGGGTGGATGTCACGCAGGTGGGCTGGACGGCCGAACGCTGCGAGCACGATGACTCGTTCGTCGCGGCGGTCCAGCCCGACGCCGTCTATGCGGACGTGGCAGAACTCAGGGCCACGAGCCTTCTTCTGCGTGGGCGATGACCATCTCCCGGATCTCGCAGCTCTTGGGCTGCGAGAGCGCGAAGAGGATCGCCTCGGCGACGCGCTCCGGGTCGTTCAGCCGTGAATCGTCCTGCGGCTTGTACTGCTCGTCGCGGTCGTCGAAGAAACGGGTCTTCATGCCGCCGGGGATGATCGTCGTGACGCCGATCTGGCCGGCGGTCTCGGCGGCCAGGGCCTGCGAGAAGCCCATCACGCCGAACTTGGAGGCGCAGTAGGCCGTCGCGTCGCCCACGGCCTTGATGCCGAGCGTCGAGGCGATCGTGACCACGCGGCCGTGCGACTCCTTCAGGTAGGGCAGGGCGGCACGGGCCGTGGAGGCCGTGCCCATCAGGTTCACGCCGATCACCTTCTCCCACTGGTCGGCCGGGACCGTGTCGAGCGCACCGCACCGGTCGATGCCGGCCGCGGTGACGACGGCGTCCAGGCCGTTCATCGTCTCGGCGGCCTCCCGGACCGCCGCCTCGACGGCCGCGCGGTCCGCGACGTCGACCTCGAAGGCCTTGACGCCCGTGACGCGGCTGATGTCGCGGTCGAGCACCACCGGGGTGCCGCCGGCGGCGATGACGCCCTGGACGATGGCCGCGCCGAGGCCCGAGCCCCCGCCCGTCACCAGGACCCGTCCCGGGTTGAAGCCGTTGGTCCCCGGAGTGGTGGTTGCGTTCTCAGTCATGCTGTTCCTTTCGTCGCGTGCGCCCGGCGCAGTCAGGCCGGGCGCGGATCTGCAGCCCGTCAGCCGACGCGTGCCAGCGCGGCTGCAAGTTTCGTGGTGGAGCGTGCCGGGATGTACGGGACGGTGACCGTCCTGCCGCCCCAGCTGCTCACGAGGGCGGCCTCGGGGAGGTCCTCCGCCGCGTAGTCGCCGCCCTTGACCCAGATGTCCGGCTGGAGGCGCGAGATGGCGTTCTCCGGTGTGGACTCGCCGAAGACGAGCACGGCGTCGACGCACTCGAGCGCGGCGAGCAGCTCGGCTCGGTCCTCCTGCTTGATGATCGGCCGGTGCTCGCCCTTCAGCCCCCGCACCGACTCGTCGGAGTTGAGGCAGACGATCAGGCAGTCCCCGAGCCGTCGGGCCGCCGCCAGGGTGCGGGCGTGGCCGGCATGCAGGAGATCGAAGCACCCGCCGGTCGCCACCACCGTGCCACCCGACTCCCGCGTCCGGCGGGCGACCAGAAGCGCGTCGAGGCCGTCGACGGGCAACTGCTCGGGTACTTCCTCGCGGTTGCGTCCCATCGCGCCGACGCCCCCCGAGCCGAGGAAGTGTGCCGCCGCTTCGGTCGCCTGCTGCGCGGCGACGTCGATCGCGGCTCCGCCCGCCAGCCCGACGGCGAGCGCGGAGGCGAAGCGGTCACCGGCCCCGCACGGGTCGGCTGCGGTGACGCGCGGCGCGGGCACCACCTGGGGCAGCAGTCCGGCCGCCGCCACGAGGGCGCCGTGCTCCCCCATCGTGACGAGGACCGCCCGGCTCGCCCACGTCCGGAGCAGGACGTCGGCGGCCGCGGCCGCGGCCTGCGTGCCGGAGCCCTGGACCTCGGCGAAGCGGAGTGCCTCCCGATGTTCGGCGTCACCGCTGCGACCCCGGGACCGGCTGCGCGCCGGCGGGTGCAGGTCCCACACGACGGGTACCGAGGCGGCCAGCGCCTCGAGGCGGGCGCGCAGTTCGTCGTTGGCGAGCAGCCCGCGGCCGTAGTCCGCCGCGACGATCGCGTCGGCGCCGTCGAGCACCGAGAGCATGTCCGCGGTGCAGCCCGGGACGGGGGGCTTCGCGCAGCCCTCGTCGAAGCGCACCACGGGCTGGCCCGAGGCGCGCACGCGTGTCTTCACCGGCGTGGGCGCCCCCGAGGGACCGGCGACGACGGTCACGCCGTCGAGTTCGGCGCGCAGCAGTCCTGCCGCGTCGTCCTCGCCGAGGACGGTGACCAGGACGGCGTCGTGCCCGTCCGCCTGCAGCATGCGGGCCACGAGGCCCGCTC encodes the following:
- a CDS encoding bifunctional protein HldE; this encodes MVVGDVLLDTDLSGGAGRLSPDAPVPVVDVDAVQRRAGGAGLVARMLQADGHDAVLVTVLGEDDAAGLLRAELDGVTVVAGPSGAPTPVKTRVRASGQPVVRFDEGCAKPPVPGCTADMLSVLDGADAIVAADYGRGLLANDELRARLEALAASVPVVWDLHPPARSRSRGRSGDAEHREALRFAEVQGSGTQAAAAAADVLLRTWASRAVLVTMGEHGALVAAAGLLPQVVPAPRVTAADPCGAGDRFASALAVGLAGGAAIDVAAQQATEAAAHFLGSGGVGAMGRNREEVPEQLPVDGLDALLVARRTRESGGTVVATGGCFDLLHAGHARTLAAARRLGDCLIVCLNSDESVRGLKGEHRPIIKQEDRAELLAALECVDAVLVFGESTPENAISRLQPDIWVKGGDYAAEDLPEAALVSSWGGRTVTVPYIPARSTTKLAAALARVG